A region of Modestobacter marinus DNA encodes the following proteins:
- a CDS encoding PucR family transcriptional regulator yields MDAAATPDEALARIARAAAGEHGAPAGLLDGYLPAVLAVARTGRRLSVAEEESCRRLGGEAARAGVPLPALVDLYMTASRRLWPELPALLGQVRSRPVRPAELVGIGEVVWRAADTALAALAGGHLDAQHEVVRREEAYRREFVDDLFSGRSDVGSLVERAEPFGLSLTATHVVTVAETDRPIDSGMHVAGGVEAAVRARTDGRGLLVAAKGGRLLCMLSSPADDGRGAAGIGPQELAEVVGRAVARQTHRSSWRVGVGRPHAGPRGVLRSYREALDALDLAARLELPQPVVHARDLLVYRVLLRDETAMADLVQTVLGPLVDARGGAEPLVRTLAAYFGTGGNTAATARALHLSVRAVSYRIERVHTLTGHDATDPADHLALLVAVTGARMLGWPRRRLVVD; encoded by the coding sequence ATGGACGCCGCTGCGACGCCGGACGAGGCGCTGGCCCGCATCGCGCGGGCGGCGGCCGGTGAGCACGGGGCGCCGGCGGGGCTGCTGGACGGCTACCTGCCGGCGGTGCTGGCCGTGGCGCGCACCGGGCGCCGGCTCAGCGTCGCCGAGGAGGAGTCCTGCCGTCGGCTGGGCGGGGAGGCCGCGCGGGCGGGGGTGCCGCTCCCGGCGCTGGTCGACCTCTACATGACGGCGTCCCGGCGGCTGTGGCCCGAGCTGCCGGCGCTGCTGGGCCAGGTGCGCTCGCGGCCGGTCCGGCCCGCGGAGCTGGTGGGCATCGGCGAGGTGGTCTGGCGGGCCGCGGACACCGCGCTCGCCGCCCTGGCCGGTGGCCACCTGGACGCCCAGCACGAGGTGGTCCGCCGGGAGGAGGCCTACCGGCGGGAGTTCGTCGACGACCTGTTCAGCGGCCGGTCCGACGTCGGGTCGCTGGTCGAGCGGGCGGAGCCGTTCGGCCTGTCGCTCACCGCGACGCACGTGGTCACGGTCGCCGAGACCGACCGGCCGATCGACTCGGGCATGCACGTGGCCGGCGGGGTCGAGGCGGCGGTCCGGGCCCGCACCGACGGCCGGGGCCTGCTGGTCGCAGCCAAGGGCGGGCGGCTGCTGTGCATGCTCTCCTCACCCGCCGACGACGGTCGGGGCGCTGCCGGGATCGGCCCGCAGGAGCTGGCCGAGGTGGTCGGCCGGGCCGTCGCGCGGCAGACCCACCGGTCGTCGTGGCGGGTGGGGGTCGGGCGACCGCACGCCGGCCCGCGCGGGGTGCTGCGCTCCTACCGGGAGGCCCTGGACGCCCTCGACCTCGCGGCCCGGCTGGAGCTGCCGCAGCCCGTCGTCCACGCGCGGGACCTGCTGGTCTACCGGGTGCTGCTGCGCGACGAGACGGCGATGGCCGACCTGGTGCAGACCGTGCTCGGCCCGCTGGTGGACGCCCGGGGCGGGGCGGAGCCGCTGGTGCGCACGCTGGCCGCCTACTTCGGCACCGGCGGGAACACCGCGGCGACCGCCCGCGCCCTGCACCTGAGCGTGCGGGCGGTCAGCTACCGGATCGAGCGGGTGCACACGCTCACCGGGCACGACGCCACCGACCCGGCCGACCACCTGGCACTGCTGGTCGCCGTCACCGGGGCGCGGATGCTCGGCTGGCCCCGGCGCCGGCTCGTCGTCGACTGA
- a CDS encoding polyadenylate-specific 3'-exoribonuclease AS — protein sequence MRRYFYDTEFIEDGTTIDLVSIGVVDETGREFYAVSTEFDPDRAIPWVRRNVLDQLPSPADKAWRSRERIRADLLSFLTAPGAEIELWAWFAAYDHVALAQLWGAMPALPRPIPRFTRELRQRWDDAGRPALPPKPAGTHDALVDARYNLTRWQAIEAAGGPAAPR from the coding sequence GTGCGGCGGTACTTCTACGACACCGAGTTCATCGAGGACGGCACCACCATCGACCTGGTGTCGATCGGCGTGGTCGACGAGACCGGCCGGGAGTTCTACGCCGTCAGCACCGAGTTCGACCCGGACAGGGCGATCCCGTGGGTGCGCCGCAACGTGCTGGACCAGCTGCCCTCCCCGGCGGACAAGGCGTGGCGCAGCCGGGAGCGGATCCGGGCCGACCTGCTGTCCTTCCTCACCGCGCCCGGCGCGGAGATCGAGCTGTGGGCCTGGTTCGCCGCCTACGACCACGTCGCGCTGGCCCAGCTGTGGGGTGCGATGCCGGCGCTGCCGCGGCCGATCCCGCGGTTCACCCGTGAGCTGCGCCAGCGGTGGGACGACGCCGGCCGGCCGGCCCTGCCGCCCAAGCCCGCGGGGACGCACGACGCCCTGGTCGACGCCCGCTACAACCTGACCCGCTGGCAGGCGATCGAGGCGGCCGGAGGTCCTGCGGCACCCCGCTGA
- a CDS encoding lysophospholipid acyltransferase family protein, with translation MFYWFLKFVAVGPIVKLVFRPRVEGIEHVPATGAAIIASNHLSAADWIFMPLSLRRRVTFLAKAEYFTGTGLKGAAQRLFFGGSGQVPIDRTNASAAEDAIRTGIRILTRGKLLGIYPEGTRSPDGRLFRGKTGIARMTLETGAPVVPVAMVYEPRKVPLPGRLGRRLGEHLLRVVVRFGEPLDFSRYDGLSGDRFVERSITDEIMYEIMELSGQEYVDLYGAKVKKSMDTTGVTATEAVSRLQPPPHEAADRLPSSLAG, from the coding sequence TTGTTCTACTGGTTCCTCAAGTTCGTGGCCGTCGGCCCGATCGTCAAGCTCGTGTTCCGGCCCCGCGTCGAGGGCATCGAGCACGTGCCGGCGACGGGTGCGGCGATCATCGCCAGCAACCACCTGTCGGCGGCGGACTGGATCTTCATGCCGCTGTCGCTGCGCCGCCGGGTCACCTTCCTGGCCAAGGCGGAGTACTTCACCGGCACCGGGCTCAAGGGTGCCGCGCAGCGGCTGTTCTTCGGCGGCAGCGGCCAGGTGCCGATCGACCGCACCAACGCCTCCGCGGCCGAGGACGCCATCCGCACCGGCATCCGCATCCTCACCCGGGGCAAGCTGCTGGGCATCTACCCGGAGGGCACCCGCTCGCCCGACGGGCGGCTGTTCCGGGGCAAGACCGGCATCGCCCGGATGACCCTGGAGACCGGGGCGCCCGTCGTCCCGGTCGCGATGGTGTACGAGCCGCGCAAGGTGCCGCTGCCGGGGAGGCTCGGCCGCCGGCTCGGCGAGCACCTGCTGCGGGTGGTCGTGCGGTTCGGGGAGCCGCTGGACTTCTCCCGCTACGACGGGCTGTCGGGTGACCGCTTCGTCGAGCGGTCGATCACCGACGAGATCATGTACGAGATCATGGAGCTCTCCGGTCAGGAGTACGTCGACCTCTACGGCGCCAAGGTGAAGAAGTCGATGGACACCACCGGCGTCACCGCCACCGAGGCGGTCTCCCGCCTGCAGCCACCGCCGCACGAGGCCGCCGACCGGCTGCCGAGCTCGCTGGCCGGCTGA
- a CDS encoding alpha/beta hydrolase: MPQAAPLMPGADPFDLPGGPVGVLLCHGFTSTPQSLRPWGEHLAAAGFTVRCPLLPGHGTRWQDANASTEEDWYRELSAALDDLRGRCSSVVVAGLSMGGTLALRLAQRRPDDVAALVLVNPSLLTERRDARLLPLLARLTPAWAPVAGDIKKPGATELAYPRLPTRAALALRRLWAAVRADLGSVRAPLLVFRSVTDHVVEPASARVLLAGVGSTDTTEVLLHDSHHVATLDNDAPMLFARSVEWIRDRVPATRASSS, translated from the coding sequence ATGCCGCAGGCCGCACCGCTGATGCCCGGCGCCGACCCGTTCGACCTGCCGGGTGGGCCGGTGGGGGTGCTGCTGTGCCACGGGTTCACCAGCACCCCGCAGAGCCTGCGGCCCTGGGGCGAGCACCTGGCGGCCGCCGGCTTCACCGTCCGCTGCCCGCTGCTGCCCGGCCACGGCACCCGCTGGCAGGACGCCAACGCCAGCACCGAAGAGGACTGGTACCGCGAGCTGTCCGCGGCGCTGGACGACCTGCGCGGCCGGTGCAGCTCGGTGGTGGTGGCCGGGCTGTCGATGGGCGGCACCCTGGCGCTGCGGCTGGCCCAGCGCCGTCCGGACGACGTGGCCGCACTGGTGCTGGTCAACCCCTCGCTGCTCACCGAGCGGCGCGACGCCCGGCTGCTGCCGCTGCTGGCCCGGCTCACCCCGGCCTGGGCGCCGGTCGCCGGCGACATCAAGAAGCCGGGGGCCACGGAGCTGGCCTACCCCCGGCTGCCCACCCGGGCCGCGCTGGCACTGCGCCGGCTGTGGGCCGCCGTCCGCGCCGACCTGGGCTCCGTCCGGGCCCCGCTGCTGGTGTTCCGCAGCGTCACCGACCACGTCGTGGAGCCCGCCTCGGCCCGGGTGCTGCTGGCCGGCGTCGGCAGCACCGACACCACCGAGGTGCTGCTGCACGACAGCCACCACGTGGCCACCCTGGACAACGACGCGCCGATGCTCTTCGCCCGCTCGGTGGAGTGGATCCGGGACCGCGTGCCCGCGACCCGGGCGAGCAGCTCGTGA
- a CDS encoding TIGR00300 family protein: MSSSTHSAVVTLSGHLMDTGILARVLDDVLEYGGDYRIQSLELGREHQDASRALVEVSASGPELLDRILMRVQVHGANAVDPGTATTRPAPSDGVFPEDFYSTTNLETLVRLDREWLRVQRPEMDCGLVVDAPAGGQVTVRTVPVSDVRAGEAVVCGAHGVRVELPPQAPRGDEDDFGFMSSSVSSEKPQALLVRQIAERMREVKAAGKRVLWVGGPAVVHTGAAPAMVRLVQAGYVDVLFAGNALATHDIESALFGTSLGVDLAKGSGVPHGHEHHIRAINTIRAAGSIAAAVENGVLTGGVMHALVQAGKPFVLVGSVRDDGPLPDVITDVIDGQRAMRAELPDVGFAIMVATMLHSIATGNILPASVPLVCVDINPATVTKLADRGSAQAMGIVTDIGLFLEQLARELAPE, encoded by the coding sequence ATGAGCTCCTCGACGCACTCCGCCGTCGTCACCCTGAGCGGCCACCTGATGGACACCGGCATCCTCGCCCGGGTGCTCGACGACGTCCTCGAGTACGGCGGGGACTACCGGATCCAGAGCCTCGAGCTCGGCCGCGAGCACCAGGACGCCTCGCGCGCGCTCGTCGAGGTCAGCGCGAGCGGGCCCGAGCTCCTGGACCGGATCCTGATGCGCGTGCAGGTGCATGGCGCCAACGCCGTCGACCCGGGGACGGCGACCACCCGGCCCGCCCCCTCCGACGGCGTCTTCCCGGAGGACTTCTACTCGACCACCAACCTGGAGACCCTGGTCCGGCTGGACCGGGAGTGGCTGCGGGTGCAGCGCCCGGAGATGGACTGCGGCCTGGTCGTGGACGCCCCGGCCGGCGGGCAGGTGACCGTGCGCACCGTCCCGGTCAGCGACGTGCGGGCCGGCGAGGCCGTGGTGTGCGGCGCCCACGGCGTGCGGGTGGAGCTCCCCCCGCAGGCGCCCCGCGGCGACGAGGACGACTTCGGCTTCATGTCCTCCTCGGTGTCCAGCGAGAAGCCCCAGGCGCTGCTGGTCCGCCAGATCGCCGAGCGGATGCGGGAGGTCAAGGCCGCCGGGAAGCGGGTGCTGTGGGTGGGCGGCCCGGCCGTGGTCCACACCGGGGCCGCGCCGGCGATGGTCCGGCTGGTGCAGGCCGGTTACGTCGACGTCCTCTTCGCCGGCAACGCGCTCGCCACGCACGACATCGAGTCCGCGCTGTTCGGCACCTCGCTCGGGGTCGACCTGGCCAAGGGGTCGGGCGTGCCGCACGGCCACGAGCACCACATCCGCGCGATCAACACGATCCGGGCGGCCGGGTCGATCGCCGCGGCGGTGGAGAACGGCGTGCTCACCGGCGGGGTGATGCACGCGCTGGTGCAGGCCGGCAAGCCGTTCGTGCTGGTCGGCTCGGTGCGCGACGACGGCCCGCTGCCCGACGTGATCACCGACGTGATCGACGGTCAGCGGGCGATGCGCGCCGAGCTGCCCGACGTCGGCTTCGCGATCATGGTGGCCACGATGCTGCACTCGATCGCCACCGGGAACATCCTCCCGGCCTCGGTGCCGCTGGTCTGCGTGGACATCAACCCGGCGACGGTGACCAAGCTGGCCGACCGGGGCAGCGCCCAGGCGATGGGCATCGTCACCGACATCGGCCTGTTCCTCGAGCAGCTGGCCCGCGAGCTCGCCCCGGAGTGA
- a CDS encoding ROK family protein, producing MTAAPDTRGPVTAGRAAQLPALGIDIGGTKVAGGVVAPDGTILDTARRATPGKSVTATEDAIASVVDELAERHGGPLVGVGVGAAGWFDRTGDTVLFSPHLAWRNQALRKDLAGRLQRPLWVGNDADAAAWAEYRYGAARGSSLMLMITLGTGIGGGIVIDGRLQRGSHGVAGEWGHMRVVPDGRLCACGNRGCWEQYASGNALGHTAREVADHSPAAAADLLDRVDGNAARLTGEVVARAAADGDPLAIELLCEVGTWLGQGIADLSAILDPDVVVIGGGVSVLGETVLAPARERLERALPGRGFRPGPRVAAAELGAQAGLVGAADLVRRAVADGEG from the coding sequence ATGACCGCCGCCCCCGACACACGAGGCCCGGTCACGGCCGGCCGGGCCGCCCAGCTGCCCGCGCTGGGCATCGACATCGGCGGCACCAAGGTCGCCGGCGGCGTCGTCGCCCCCGACGGCACCATCCTGGACACCGCCCGCCGGGCCACCCCGGGCAAGTCGGTGACCGCGACCGAGGACGCCATCGCGTCCGTGGTCGACGAGCTCGCCGAGCGCCACGGCGGCCCGCTGGTCGGGGTGGGCGTCGGCGCCGCGGGCTGGTTCGACCGCACCGGTGACACCGTGCTGTTCAGCCCGCACCTGGCCTGGCGCAACCAGGCGCTGCGCAAGGACCTGGCCGGGCGGCTGCAGCGACCGCTCTGGGTGGGCAACGACGCGGACGCCGCGGCCTGGGCGGAGTACCGCTACGGCGCGGCCCGCGGCAGCAGCCTGATGCTGATGATCACCCTGGGCACCGGGATCGGTGGGGGCATCGTCATCGACGGCCGGCTGCAGCGGGGCTCGCACGGCGTGGCCGGCGAGTGGGGCCACATGCGCGTGGTGCCCGACGGCCGGCTGTGTGCCTGCGGCAACCGCGGCTGCTGGGAGCAGTACGCCAGCGGGAACGCCCTGGGCCACACCGCCCGCGAGGTCGCCGACCACTCCCCGGCGGCCGCGGCCGACCTGCTGGACCGGGTGGACGGCAACGCGGCGCGGCTGACCGGGGAGGTCGTGGCCCGCGCCGCGGCCGACGGCGACCCGCTGGCCATCGAGCTGCTGTGCGAGGTCGGCACCTGGCTGGGGCAGGGGATCGCCGACCTGTCGGCCATCCTCGACCCGGACGTCGTGGTGATCGGCGGCGGGGTGAGCGTGCTCGGCGAGACCGTGCTGGCCCCGGCCCGGGAGCGCCTGGAGCGGGCGCTGCCCGGTCGTGGGTTCCGGCCCGGACCGCGGGTGGCCGCCGCCGAGCTGGGTGCGCAGGCCGGGCTGGTCGGCGCCGCCGACCTGGTCCGCCGCGCGGTGGCCGACGGCGAGGGCTGA
- a CDS encoding ArsA family ATPase, protein MRAVQVLLVTGPGGAGSSTVAAATAARLAAAGSRCVLLTGQPPGIAELADRVTVDVVAPQPALEELWDRHVGRLAGALPLLTVPPATSVVPLPGVTEFALLTALAGHLRDGDADVVVLDPGPTATATALLGLPGALRWWLAQAAPTRLRVLATLRAAATPGRAGVTAGLLAGTAATEELLDAVALADPARTAVHLVLRPDAAAAQHLQHAATALGVLGQRIASVTVARLLPDGSGEWWQRRAAVQEQAVHSVRALTDPVQEVAEAAVAPAGVADLLALGAAVPETAVQPVPQAVPRRVDGEWLLDVPLPFARRGEVELTRWADDLVVTAAGVRRSLALDALLRRCTASGGSLTDPGTARAVLEVRFVPDPAQWPAGLLATAAAAEGSGA, encoded by the coding sequence ATGCGCGCCGTGCAGGTCCTCCTCGTGACCGGCCCCGGGGGAGCCGGCAGCTCCACCGTCGCCGCGGCCACCGCCGCCCGGCTGGCCGCGGCCGGTTCCCGGTGCGTGCTGCTCACCGGGCAGCCGCCCGGGATCGCCGAGCTGGCCGACCGGGTGACCGTCGACGTCGTCGCCCCCCAGCCGGCGTTGGAGGAGCTGTGGGACCGGCACGTCGGCCGGCTGGCCGGTGCGCTGCCGCTGCTCACCGTGCCGCCGGCGACCTCGGTCGTCCCGCTCCCCGGCGTGACCGAGTTCGCCCTGCTCACCGCCCTGGCCGGGCACCTCCGGGACGGGGACGCCGACGTGGTCGTGCTCGACCCCGGCCCGACGGCGACCGCGACGGCGCTGCTCGGCCTCCCCGGGGCGCTGCGCTGGTGGCTGGCCCAGGCCGCGCCGACCCGGCTCCGGGTGCTGGCCACGCTGCGTGCCGCCGCCACGCCGGGCCGCGCGGGCGTCACCGCCGGGCTGCTCGCCGGCACCGCGGCGACGGAGGAGCTGCTCGACGCCGTGGCGCTGGCCGACCCCGCGCGCACCGCCGTCCACCTGGTGCTGCGCCCCGATGCCGCCGCGGCCCAGCACCTGCAGCACGCGGCCACCGCACTGGGCGTCCTCGGTCAGCGGATCGCCTCGGTCACCGTCGCCCGGCTGCTCCCGGACGGCTCGGGGGAGTGGTGGCAGCGGCGGGCCGCGGTGCAGGAGCAGGCGGTGCACTCGGTCCGCGCGCTCACGGACCCGGTGCAGGAAGTGGCCGAGGCCGCGGTCGCGCCCGCCGGCGTCGCCGACCTGCTCGCGCTGGGCGCCGCCGTGCCGGAGACGGCGGTGCAGCCGGTCCCGCAGGCGGTGCCGCGCCGGGTGGACGGCGAGTGGCTGCTCGACGTGCCGCTGCCCTTCGCCCGCCGCGGCGAGGTCGAGCTGACCCGCTGGGCCGACGACCTGGTGGTCACCGCGGCCGGGGTGCGCCGGTCGCTCGCGCTGGACGCACTGCTCCGCCGGTGCACGGCCTCCGGCGGGTCGCTGACCGATCCGGGCACCGCCCGGGCAGTGCTGGAGGTGCGCTTCGTCCCCGACCCGGCGCAGTGGCCGGCCGGGCTGCTGGCCACCGCCGCCGCGGCCGAGGGGAGCGGGGCGTGA
- a CDS encoding SRPBCC family protein, whose translation MADQSTQSIVIDASAAEVMAVIADFPAYPSWVAAAKQVDVLETGADGRARRVHFVLDAGAVQDDYVLAYTWDGDRRVDWTLVQGQMQKQQDGSYSLAEAGGRTTVTYSITIDLSIPMLGMIKRKAEKVILDTALKELKKRVEG comes from the coding sequence ATGGCTGACCAGTCCACCCAGTCGATCGTCATCGACGCGTCCGCGGCCGAGGTCATGGCCGTGATCGCCGACTTCCCGGCCTATCCGTCGTGGGTGGCGGCAGCCAAGCAGGTCGACGTGCTCGAGACCGGGGCGGACGGGCGCGCCCGCCGGGTGCACTTCGTCCTCGACGCCGGCGCGGTCCAGGACGACTACGTCCTGGCCTACACCTGGGACGGCGACCGCCGGGTCGACTGGACGCTGGTGCAGGGCCAGATGCAGAAGCAGCAGGACGGCTCCTACTCCCTGGCCGAGGCCGGGGGGCGCACCACGGTGACGTACTCGATCACGATCGACCTCTCGATCCCGATGCTCGGGATGATCAAGCGCAAGGCCGAGAAGGTCATCCTCGACACCGCGCTCAAGGAGCTCAAGAAGCGCGTCGAGGGCTGA
- a CDS encoding AMP-dependent synthetase/ligase: protein MVATNAAEHPDEVGLRRQRAGQWVDVTYAEFAAEVAGAAKGLIAGGVQAGDRVGLMARTRYEWTVLDYAIWTAGAVVVPIYETSSPDQVAWILSDSGARAVVVESPEHAAAVESVRAEAPELGPVWVIDDGGLATLTTAGADVPDSELAARRASLSADSLATLIYTSGTTGRPKGCELTHANFLFEIRNGMTLLSRFMNPDGSLLLFIPLAHVLARVLQVGALNTRTVIGHTADIKDLVGDLGRFQPTFVLAVPRVFEKVFNGAKAKAEADGKGKIFDRAAEVAVSWSRAQDTGGPGLALRVQHALFDRLVYGKLRAALGGRCAGAISGGAPLGERLGHFFRGIGVTIFEGYGLTETTAAAAVNHDAALRVGTVGRPLPGVDAKIADDGEVLLRGGIVMRGYWRNEQATTEAIDADGWFHTGDIGELDEQGFLRITGRKKEILVTAGGKNVAPAVLEDRLRAHKLVSQCLVVGDQRPFIAALVTLDVEALPAWLKAQGKDADLSPQQLRDDPELLAELDAAVAEANKAVSHAEAIKKFRVLGDDFTEENGTLTPSLKLKRAVVMKEFGGEVEALYAR, encoded by the coding sequence ATGGTCGCCACCAACGCGGCCGAGCACCCCGACGAGGTCGGGCTGCGGCGCCAACGGGCCGGTCAGTGGGTCGACGTCACCTACGCGGAGTTCGCCGCCGAGGTCGCCGGTGCCGCCAAGGGGCTGATCGCCGGTGGCGTGCAGGCCGGTGACCGGGTCGGGCTGATGGCCCGCACCCGCTACGAGTGGACCGTCCTCGACTACGCCATCTGGACCGCCGGCGCCGTCGTCGTCCCGATCTACGAGACCTCCAGCCCCGACCAGGTCGCCTGGATCCTGTCCGACTCCGGTGCCCGGGCGGTCGTGGTGGAGAGCCCCGAGCACGCCGCGGCCGTCGAGTCCGTGCGGGCGGAGGCCCCCGAGCTGGGCCCGGTCTGGGTGATCGACGACGGCGGACTGGCCACCCTGACCACCGCCGGCGCCGACGTGCCCGACAGCGAGCTGGCCGCCCGCCGGGCCAGCCTCTCCGCCGACAGCCTGGCCACCCTGATCTACACCAGCGGCACCACCGGCCGGCCCAAGGGCTGCGAGCTGACCCACGCCAACTTCCTGTTCGAGATCCGCAACGGCATGACGCTGCTGAGCCGGTTCATGAACCCCGACGGCTCGCTGCTGCTGTTCATCCCGCTGGCCCACGTGCTGGCCCGGGTGCTGCAGGTGGGCGCGCTCAACACCCGCACGGTCATCGGGCACACCGCCGACATCAAAGACCTGGTGGGCGACCTCGGGCGCTTCCAGCCGACGTTCGTGCTGGCCGTGCCGCGGGTCTTCGAGAAGGTCTTCAACGGCGCCAAGGCGAAGGCGGAGGCCGACGGCAAGGGCAAGATCTTCGACCGGGCCGCCGAGGTCGCCGTCAGCTGGTCACGCGCCCAGGACACCGGCGGCCCGGGGCTGGCGCTGCGGGTGCAGCACGCCCTGTTCGACCGGCTGGTCTACGGCAAGCTGCGCGCCGCGCTCGGCGGGCGCTGTGCCGGCGCCATCTCCGGCGGTGCACCCCTGGGCGAGCGGCTCGGCCACTTCTTCCGGGGCATCGGCGTCACCATCTTCGAGGGCTACGGCCTGACCGAGACCACCGCCGCCGCCGCCGTCAACCACGACGCGGCGCTGCGCGTCGGCACCGTCGGGCGCCCGCTGCCCGGGGTCGACGCGAAGATCGCCGACGACGGCGAGGTGCTGCTGCGCGGCGGCATCGTCATGCGCGGGTACTGGAGGAACGAGCAGGCCACCACGGAGGCCATCGACGCCGACGGCTGGTTCCACACCGGCGACATCGGTGAGCTGGACGAGCAGGGCTTCCTGCGGATCACCGGGCGGAAGAAGGAGATCCTGGTGACCGCGGGGGGCAAGAACGTCGCCCCCGCCGTGCTCGAGGACCGGCTCCGGGCGCACAAGCTGGTCAGCCAGTGCCTCGTCGTGGGCGACCAGCGGCCCTTCATCGCCGCACTGGTCACCCTGGACGTCGAGGCGCTGCCGGCCTGGCTGAAGGCGCAGGGCAAGGACGCCGACCTCAGCCCCCAGCAGCTGCGCGACGACCCGGAGCTGCTCGCCGAGCTGGACGCCGCGGTGGCCGAGGCGAACAAGGCCGTCTCGCACGCCGAGGCGATCAAGAAGTTCCGGGTGCTGGGCGACGACTTCACCGAGGAGAACGGCACCCTCACCCCCAGCCTGAAGCTCAAGCGGGCCGTGGTGATGAAGGAGTTCGGCGGCGAGGTCGAGGCCCTCTACGCGCGCTGA
- a CDS encoding glycosyltransferase family 4 protein, which translates to MSGSRTLVVTNDFPPRQGGIQTFVAALLATRPPESLVVLASDHPGSAAHDAALPYPVVRAPTGMLLPTPGVARTAARLAREHGCRTAFFGAAAPLGLLAPALRRSGVEHLVGATHGHETGWVALPAARQLLQRIAGGLDVLTYISEYTHGRLAPALGDRTELAQLSPGVDVDRFTPDADGADVRDRYGLGDDPVVTCVSRLVRRKGQDVLVAGWAQVLARHPRAKLLLVGGGPLEPALRRAVSDRGLAGSVVLTGGVAPEELPAHYAAGDVFAMPCRTRRGGLDVEGLGMVFLEAAACGRPVVAGTSGGAPETVREGVTGHVVDPRSPAAVAGVLADLLDDPVRARAMGAAGRAWVEQRWSWTTIASTFADLLDPAR; encoded by the coding sequence GTGAGCGGGAGCCGCACGCTGGTCGTCACCAACGACTTCCCGCCGCGGCAGGGCGGCATCCAGACCTTCGTCGCCGCCCTGCTGGCCACCCGGCCGCCGGAGTCGCTGGTCGTGCTGGCCTCGGACCACCCCGGCTCCGCCGCGCACGACGCCGCCCTGCCCTATCCGGTGGTGCGGGCGCCCACCGGCATGCTGCTGCCGACGCCGGGCGTGGCCCGGACGGCGGCCCGGCTGGCCCGCGAGCACGGCTGCCGGACGGCGTTCTTCGGCGCGGCGGCACCGCTCGGCCTGCTGGCGCCGGCGCTGCGGCGGTCCGGGGTCGAGCACCTCGTGGGCGCCACGCACGGCCACGAGACCGGCTGGGTCGCGCTGCCGGCGGCCCGGCAGCTCCTGCAGCGCATCGCCGGGGGACTGGACGTGCTGACCTACATCAGCGAGTACACCCACGGGCGGCTGGCCCCGGCCCTCGGGGACCGGACCGAGCTGGCCCAGCTCTCACCCGGGGTGGACGTCGACCGGTTCACCCCGGACGCCGACGGGGCGGACGTGCGGGACCGGTACGGCCTCGGCGACGACCCGGTGGTGACCTGCGTGTCCCGGCTGGTGCGGCGCAAGGGCCAGGACGTGCTGGTCGCGGGCTGGGCGCAGGTGCTGGCCCGCCATCCGCGCGCGAAGCTGCTGCTGGTGGGCGGCGGCCCGCTGGAGCCGGCGCTGCGGCGCGCCGTCTCCGACCGCGGGCTGGCCGGCTCCGTCGTCCTGACCGGGGGAGTGGCGCCGGAGGAGCTGCCGGCCCACTACGCAGCCGGCGACGTGTTCGCCATGCCGTGCCGCACCCGCCGCGGGGGGCTGGACGTCGAGGGGCTGGGCATGGTGTTCCTGGAGGCGGCCGCCTGTGGCCGGCCGGTCGTCGCGGGCACCTCGGGTGGGGCGCCGGAGACCGTCCGGGAGGGCGTGACCGGGCACGTCGTCGACCCGCGGTCGCCCGCCGCGGTCGCGGGTGTGCTGGCCGACCTGCTGGACGACCCGGTGCGCGCCCGGGCGATGGGCGCGGCCGGTCGTGCGTGGGTCGAGCAGCGCTGGTCCTGGACGACGATCGCGTCGACCTTCGCCGACCTGCTCGACCCCGCGCGCTGA